CGGGCTGGCGGAGGTGCTCCCCGTCCTGCAGCGGGTCGAGGAAGCGGTCTCGCGGGGGCTCCACGCCGCGGGCTTCCTCGCCTACGAGGCCGCCCCGGCCTTCGATCCCGCCCTCGCCGTCCACCCCGCCGACCCGCGGCTTCCGCTCGCCTGGTTCGCCCTGTTCGAGGCGCGCGAGGAGGTCCCCGCGCTGCAGGGGGTCCCCGACGAGCCCTTCTCCCTGGGCGAGTGGACCCCTTCGCTCGGAGCGGAGGCGTACGCACGGCGCGTGGCCGCCATCCGGGAGCTGATCGCCGCGGGCGACACCTACCAGGTCAACTTCACCCTGCGGCTCGACGCCGCCTTCGCGGGGAGCGATCTGGGGCTGTACGGGGCGCTCTGCAGGGCGCAGCGGAGCGCGTACGGGGCGCTGCTGCGGCTGGGCGGCCTCTCGGTCGTGTCCGCGTCGCCGGAGCTGTTCTTCCGCTGGTCGGAGGGGGAGCTGGAGCTGCGGCCCATGAAGGGGACCCGGCCGCGCGGGCGCTGGGAGGACGAGGACGCCGCGCTCGCCGCCGAGCTGGTGGCATCGCCCAAGGAGCGGGCGGAGAACCTGATGATCGTGGACCTGCTGCGGAACGACGCGGGCCGGGTCTCCGAGTGGGGCTCGGTGCACGTCCCCCGGCTGTTCGAGACCGAGCGGTACGAGACGGTGCACCAGCTCACCTCCACCGTGCGCTCGCGCACCGTCCCCGGCACCGGCCTCGCCGACGTGCTCCGCGCGCTCTTCCCCAGCGGCTCCGTCACCGGCGCGCCCAAGGTGCGGACGATGCAGATCATCCGCGAGCTGGAGGACGGTCCGCGCGGCGTCTACACCGGCGCCATCGGCTTCGTGTCACCCGGGGAGACCGTCTTCAGCGTGGGGATCCGCACGCTGCTCGTGGACCGGGCGCGCGGCCGGGCGGAGCTGGGGGTGGGGAGCGGGATCACCTACGACGCCGGGGCGGAGGCCGAGTACCGCGAGTGCCTGGACAAGGCCCGCTTCGCCACGCACCCGCCCGCCGACTTCGAGCTGCTGGAGACGCTGCTGTGGGAGCCCCCCGGCGGATGGTTCCTGCTCGGCGGCCACCTGGACCGGATGGCCGCCTCCGCGCGGTACTTCGGCTTCCGCTTCCACGAGGAGCGCGTCCGGGCCGCGCTGTCCGACACCGTCTCAGGCTCTCCGGACGGTCCGCTGCGCGTCCGGCTCCTCCTCGCCCGCGACGGCGAGGTGCGAGCAGAGACGTCGCCGCTCGCGCCCACGCCGACGGCTCCCGCCCGGGTCGCCCTCTCCACCCGGCCGGTCGATTCCCGCGACCCGTTCCTCTGCCACAAGACCACGCGGCGCGAGGTCTACACGACCCGCGCCGCGGAGCGCCCGGACTGCGACGACGTGATCCTCGTCAACGAGCGGGGGGAGGTCACGGAATCCACCATCGCCAACGTCGTGGCGCGCATCGGCGGCGCGCTCTGGACACCGCCGCGCGAGGCCGGCCTCCTGCCCGGCGTCTTCCGCCGGCACCTGCTGGAAACGGGCGAGGTCCGCGAGCGGCCGCTCCGCCCGGAGGACCTGCGGGACGCGGAGGAGCTCTACCTCGTCAACTCGGTCCGCCGCTGGCGGCGCGCCGAGCTGGTCCCTTGAGCCTGCCCCGCAGCCCTAGCACGAGCAGAGCTTCCCTTCCGTGATCGTCTCCCGCCCCTCCCTGAACAGCAGCGCCGCGATCAGGATCCCGATCACCGGGTCCGCCTGCCAGAGCCCCAGAGTCTGGTTCAGGATCAGCCCGAGCAGCACCGCCGCCGACATCCCCATGCAGGCCAGCGTCTGCTTGGAGTCCGCCGCCAGGCTCCGGCTCCCCATGCGCTCCGCCGTGCGCCGCTTCGCCAGGTAGAGCGCCGGCATGACCACCAGCGAGACGACGACGATGGCGATCCCCAGCCCCGTCGGCTCCGGCCGCTCACCCCCGAGCAGCTTCTCCACGGATTCGTAGAGCACATAGGCGCCCAGGATCCAGAAGGTGTAGCCCACCAGCTTGAGCGCCCGCTCCTCGCGCTTCTCCGCGTCGCACGAGGCGGCCTCCCCCTGCGCCCCGCCGAAGCGCCAGATCATGACGCCCCCGGAGAGCGACTCCACGAAGCTGTCCAGGCCGAACCCCACCAGCGCGACGCTCCCCGCGAGAGCCCCGGCGACCACCGAGACCAGACCCTCCACGAGGTTGTAGGCCACCGTGAAGTAGGAGAGGCGGAGCGCCCGCGTGCGAAGCTGTCCATCCGTCATCTCGCGTCCCTCGGTTCCGCCGTGGTTGACCTTTCGTCCGGGAGGTAATATATCAGTATTCGCTGATGTGAACCAAGGAGGCAGGATGCTGCTCGCGGACACACGACAGGACGCCGCCCTCCGGGCGAAGCTGTTCCGGGGACTCTCCGACCCGTCGCGCCTCGCGATCCTGGAGGCCGTGCGCCCGGGGCCGCGGAGCGTCGGCGAGATCGTGGACGCCACCGGGCTCGGCCAGTCCAACGTCTCCAACCACCTCGCCTGCCTCCTGGGCTGCGGCCTGGTCGCCCGGGAGCAGCGCGGGCGCCACGCCTTCTACCGCCTGGCCGACGAGCGCGTGGACGCCCTGCTCGCCCTGGCCGACGCGCTGCTGGCGGACGTCGCATCCGGCGTGGGCGAATGCCCTCGCTGCGCTTCCTGAACGCTCGATCCCATCCGATGCACATCCATTCTCGCCGGCTCACCCCCGGGCGGCGCCTCCTCGTGCTGCTCGGCGCGATCCTCCCGGCCCTCGCGACCGGTCCCCGGGCCGCCGCGCAGGAGCCCGCGAACGAGCACGGAAAGGAGCTGGAGGGGATCGTCGTCACCGCCATGCGCAGCGAGCAGCGGATCGAGGACGTGCCGGTTCGGGTGGAGGTGCTGGGGCGCGAGGAGGTGGAGGAGAAGATGCTGATGACGCCCGGCGACATCTCCATGATGCTCAACGAGACGAGCGGCCTCCGGGTGCAGACCACCTCCCCCTCCCTGGGCGGGGCGGGCGTCCGCGTGCAGGGGCTCCGGGGGCGCTACACGCAGATCCTCTCCGACGGGCTCCCGCTCTACGGCGGCCAGAGCGGCGCCCTGGGCCTCCTGCAGATCCCACCGATGGACCTGGAGCAGGTGGAGGTGATCAAGGGCGCCGTCTCCGCCATGTACGGCGCCTCGGCGCTCGGCGGCGTGGTCAATCTGGTCTCCCGCCGCCCCGGCGACGAAGCCGACCGGGAGCTGCTGCTGAACGCCAGCACGCTGGGCGGCGCCGACGCCGTCTTCTGGTCGTCCGGCCCGCTCGGCGAGCGGTGGGGCTACACCTTCCTGGGGAGCGGCCACCGGCAGGGCCGCGCCGACGTGGACGACGACCGCTGGGCCGACCTCCCCGCGTACCGCCGCGCCGTGGTCCGCCCGCGCTTCTTCTGGGACGGCGGCGAGGGCCGTTCGGTGTTCTTCACCGTGGGCGCCACCGCCGAGGAGCGCGAGGGCGGCGGCCGGGTGCCGGGCGGCCTCGACTTCACCGAGGCGCTCCGGACGGGGCGGGTCGACGGCGGGGTGGTGGGGCGCTTACTCCTGGCGGGCGACCGGCTCCTGACGGTGCGCGGCTCGGCCATGGCGCAGCGCCACGACCACCGCTTCGGCCCCGTGCGCGAGCGCGACCTGCACGCCACCGGCTTCGGGGAGGCCTCGCTGGGCGGGACGGCGGGGGCGCACACCTGGGTGCTCGGCGCCGCGCTGCAGCAGGAGCGGTACGACGCGCGCGACGTGGGCGGGTTCGACTACGTGTTCACCACGCCGGCCCTCTTCGCGCAGGACGACTACCGCCCGTCCGAGCGGCTCGCGCTCACGGCCAGCGCGCGGCTGGACGCGCATGGCGAGTACGGCCTCTTCCTCAGCCCGCGCCTCTCCGCCCTCGTCCGCCCGGCGGAGGGGTGGAGCGTGCGGGCCTCCGCGGGGAGCGGCTTCTTCGCTCCCACCCCGTTCACCGAGGAGACGGAGGCCATCGGCCTCGCCCGCGTCGTGCCCCTGGAGGACCTGGAGGCCGAGCGCGCGCGCACCGCGTCGCTCGACGTGGGCCGCACCGCCGGCCCGTGGGAGCTGAACGCCACCCTCTTCGGCTCGGTGGTGCGGGACGCCGTCCGGCTCCTCGCGCGCGACATGGGCTCCGTCCTCCTGCTCCGCAACGTGGAGGGCGAAACCCGCACCTGGGGGACGGAGCTGCTGGCGCGC
The nucleotide sequence above comes from Longimicrobiaceae bacterium. Encoded proteins:
- the pabB gene encoding aminodeoxychorismate synthase component I codes for the protein MTSRPGAEALTDRAPSAEPLVRFDSLDPARGPRSLRFSGHRATLAADGLAEVLPVLQRVEEAVSRGLHAAGFLAYEAAPAFDPALAVHPADPRLPLAWFALFEAREEVPALQGVPDEPFSLGEWTPSLGAEAYARRVAAIRELIAAGDTYQVNFTLRLDAAFAGSDLGLYGALCRAQRSAYGALLRLGGLSVVSASPELFFRWSEGELELRPMKGTRPRGRWEDEDAALAAELVASPKERAENLMIVDLLRNDAGRVSEWGSVHVPRLFETERYETVHQLTSTVRSRTVPGTGLADVLRALFPSGSVTGAPKVRTMQIIRELEDGPRGVYTGAIGFVSPGETVFSVGIRTLLVDRARGRAELGVGSGITYDAGAEAEYRECLDKARFATHPPADFELLETLLWEPPGGWFLLGGHLDRMAASARYFGFRFHEERVRAALSDTVSGSPDGPLRVRLLLARDGEVRAETSPLAPTPTAPARVALSTRPVDSRDPFLCHKTTRREVYTTRAAERPDCDDVILVNERGEVTESTIANVVARIGGALWTPPREAGLLPGVFRRHLLETGEVRERPLRPEDLRDAEELYLVNSVRRWRRAELVP
- a CDS encoding cation transporter, giving the protein MTDGQLRTRALRLSYFTVAYNLVEGLVSVVAGALAGSVALVGFGLDSFVESLSGGVMIWRFGGAQGEAASCDAEKREERALKLVGYTFWILGAYVLYESVEKLLGGERPEPTGLGIAIVVVSLVVMPALYLAKRRTAERMGSRSLAADSKQTLACMGMSAAVLLGLILNQTLGLWQADPVIGILIAALLFREGRETITEGKLCSC
- a CDS encoding metalloregulator ArsR/SmtB family transcription factor translates to MLLADTRQDAALRAKLFRGLSDPSRLAILEAVRPGPRSVGEIVDATGLGQSNVSNHLACLLGCGLVAREQRGRHAFYRLADERVDALLALADALLADVASGVGECPRCAS
- a CDS encoding TonB-dependent receptor gives rise to the protein MHIHSRRLTPGRRLLVLLGAILPALATGPRAAAQEPANEHGKELEGIVVTAMRSEQRIEDVPVRVEVLGREEVEEKMLMTPGDISMMLNETSGLRVQTTSPSLGGAGVRVQGLRGRYTQILSDGLPLYGGQSGALGLLQIPPMDLEQVEVIKGAVSAMYGASALGGVVNLVSRRPGDEADRELLLNASTLGGADAVFWSSGPLGERWGYTFLGSGHRQGRADVDDDRWADLPAYRRAVVRPRFFWDGGEGRSVFFTVGATAEEREGGGRVPGGLDFTEALRTGRVDGGVVGRLLLAGDRLLTVRGSAMAQRHDHRFGPVRERDLHATGFGEASLGGTAGAHTWVLGAALQQERYDARDVGGFDYVFTTPALFAQDDYRPSERLALTASARLDAHGEYGLFLSPRLSALVRPAEGWSVRASAGSGFFAPTPFTEETEAIGLARVVPLEDLEAERARTASLDVGRTAGPWELNATLFGSVVRDAVRLLARDMGSVLLLRNVEGETRTWGTELLARWHRGPLHLTATHAWVRSTEPDVEQGGRRVVPLVPRHAAGVVGMWEDEGNGRVGVELYYTGRQALEDNPYRAEGQPYLVLGLLVERRVGRARVFLNAENLTDVRQTRWDALLLPSRSAEGRWTTDAWAPLEGRALNGGIRLDF